GCGGTGCCGGGGGTCTTCGGCAGCAGGGAGGCCGCGGCGTCGGTGAGCGAGCCGGCGCCCTCGGCGACGGCCTTGGCCAGGCCGGGCATGGTGGCGCGCAGGCCCAGTCCGTCGGCGCCGCCCGCGTAGACGCCGCCGAGCAGCGGGTCGACGAGCCGGTCGACGAGCTCGTCGCCGAAGCGGGCCCGCAGCAGCGGGCCGAGGGCCAGGTCGGCGGCGGTGAGCTCGACGGGGCCGAGGGAGCGTTCCTTTTCGACGGCGAGGCGGCCGTCTTCCGAGAGCACGCCGGCCACGGCGTCGGCGGAGGCGGGCACGCCCATGACCGTGCCGGGCGGGAGGCCCGTGACGGTGCCACCGGCGTGGATCTTCGCGCGCGCCTTCGTGGGGTGGACGAGGTGCTCACCCAGCCCGACCTCGGCGACCAGCGCCGTGACCTCGGGACGGCGGGCGAGGAACGCTTCGGCGCCGACGTCGTAGGGCACGCCCCCGACCTCGGCGGTGCGGAGCTTGCCGCCGAGGTCTGGGGTGGCTTCGAAGACGGTGATCGCGACGGCGTCGCCGAGCAGCGTCCGCAGGCGGTAGGCCGCGGTCAGGCCGGAGATGCCGCCGCCGACGACGGCGACGTGCTTCACAGCGAGTGCACCAGCTCGACGACGCGGGTGAGAACCTCGGGCTCGACGCTCGGCAGCACGCCATGGCCGAGGTTGAAGATGTGCCCGTCGGCCGCGCGACCCTCGTCGACGATCCGGCGGACCTCGGCCTCGAGCACCGGCCAGCCGGCGTAAAGCAGCGCCGGGTCGAGGTTGCCCTGCACCACGGCCTTGCCACCGAGCCGGCGCACGGCCTCGTCGAGCGGCACGCGCCAGTCAACCCCGACGACGTCGGCGCCCGCGTCGCGCATCGCCACGAGCAGCTCGCCCGTGCCGACGCCGAAGTGGATCCGCGGCACGCCGTAGCCCGCGACGCCGGCCAGCACCTTCGCCGAGTGCGGCTGGACGAACTCGCGGTAGTCGCGCTCGGACAGCGCGCCCGCCCACGAGTCGAACAGCTGGATGGCGTCGGCGCCCGCGTCGAGCTGCGCGCGCAGGAAGGTGAGCGCGATGTCGGCGAGGCGGCCGGCGAGCTCGTGCCAGAGCTCGGGCTCGGCGTGCATGAGCGCCTTGGTGTGCTCGTGGTTGCGGCTCGGGCCGCCCTCGATGAGGTAGCTGGCCAGCGTGAACGGCGCTCCGGCAAAGCCGATCAACGGCGTGTCGCCCAGGCGTTCCACCAGCAGGCCCACACCCTCGGCCACGCGCTCGACCTGCTCGGCTTCCAGCAGCGGCACGGCCCGCACGGCCGCGACGTCGCGCACCGGCTTGGCCACCACGGGCCCCGTGCCGGGCACGATGTCGATGTCCAGGCCCGCCGCCTTCAGCGGCACCACGATGTCGCTGAACAGGATCGCCGCGTCCACCCCGTGCCGGCGCACCGGCTGCAGCGTTATCTCGGCGAGCATCTCGGGGTCGAAACACGCGTCGAGCATCGCGACGCCCTCGCGCAGCTTCCGGTACTCCGGCAGCGACCGCCCGGCCTGGCGCATGAACCACACAGGCGTGCGCACGGGCTTCTCCCCGCGCGCCGCAGCCAGGAACGGCGACTCGGCCAGCACCCGCCGCGCAG
The sequence above is a segment of the Amycolatopsis sp. 2-15 genome. Coding sequences within it:
- the hemE gene encoding uroporphyrinogen decarboxylase; this translates as MGFVPELSSVSESSASETAPAARRVLAESPFLAAARGEKPVRTPVWFMRQAGRSLPEYRKLREGVAMLDACFDPEMLAEITLQPVRRHGVDAAILFSDIVVPLKAAGLDIDIVPGTGPVVAKPVRDVAAVRAVPLLEAEQVERVAEGVGLLVERLGDTPLIGFAGAPFTLASYLIEGGPSRNHEHTKALMHAEPELWHELAGRLADIALTFLRAQLDAGADAIQLFDSWAGALSERDYREFVQPHSAKVLAGVAGYGVPRIHFGVGTGELLVAMRDAGADVVGVDWRVPLDEAVRRLGGKAVVQGNLDPALLYAGWPVLEAEVRRIVDEGRAADGHIFNLGHGVLPSVEPEVLTRVVELVHSL